One stretch of Carassius gibelio isolate Cgi1373 ecotype wild population from Czech Republic chromosome B1, carGib1.2-hapl.c, whole genome shotgun sequence DNA includes these proteins:
- the parn gene encoding poly(A)-specific ribonuclease PARN isoform X1, with protein sequence MEVTRQNFKEVLPEVCSAVQEADFISIDGEFTGISDGPSVSALTNGLDTPEERYTKLRKHSMNFLLFQFGVCTFRYDQNQSTYITKAFNFYIFPKPFSRTSPDIKFICQSSSIDFLASQGFDFNKVFRSGIPYLTQEEESQLREQYEERRGQINGAGPISYTPTSGTGSCKVPEDQREFIRTVEQKVEALLKNSDQTLDLEPCTGFQRKLIYQTLNSKYPKGLHVETLETEKKERFIQISKVDEEERRRREQQKQQREQEELNDAVGFSRVIRAISKSGKLVVGHNMLLDVMHTIHQFCGPLPEELDDFKEVAMSVFPRLLDTKLMASTQPFKEIISNTSLAELHKQLRENPFRSPTTECPEGLRSYDTSTEQLHEAGYDAFITGLCFISMANYLGSFLSPPKSHISARSKLLEPFYNKLFLMRVIDIPYLNMSGPDLQPKRDHVLYVTFPKEWKTSDLYQLFSAFGNIQVSWIDDTSAFVCLSQTEQVQIAMNTSRYAESYRIQTYAEYLQSRQKSTHSSRRWTDDGWDASYSTSGSSRLQAVKRSISPSLEEQNHNADSSWTHYSSVKKMKTDGSCSQSYAEVAGSCDWPRLQPDEGGTSVSPVQEEVEPEESSANQNQGKRSRRHKKRKSDASETTPPALFDVPQVW encoded by the exons ATGGAGGTCACCAGACAGA ATTTTAAAGAGGTTCTTCCAGAGGTGTGTAGCGCTGTGCAGGAGGCGGACTTCATCTCTATAGACGGAGAATTcacag gcATCAGTGATGGGCCGTCAGTCAGTGCTCTGACCAATGGACTGGACACACCAGAGGAGAGATACACCAAACTGAGGAAg CACTCCATGAACTTCCTGCTCTTCCAGTTTGGCGTCTGCACCTTCAGATACGACCAGAATCAGTCCAC GTACATCACTAAAGCCTTCAACTTCTACATCTTCCCCAAGCCCTTCAGCCGCACGTCTCCAGACATCAAGTTCATCTGTCAG agctccagcaTTGATTTCCTGGCCAGTCAGGGCTTCGACTTCAACAAGGTCTTCCGCAGCG GGATCCCGTACCTGACCCAGGAGGAGGAGTCCCAGCTGAGGGAGCAGTATGAGGAGAGGCGGGGCCAGATCAATGGGGCGGGGCCTATCTCATACACGCCCACCTCAGGGACGGGTTCCTGTAAGGTCCCTGAAGACCAGAGAGAGTTCATCCGGACGGTGGA GCAGAAGGTTGAAGCTCTTCTGAAGAACTCTGATCAGACTCTGGATCTGGAGCCCTGCACCGG ctttCAGAGGAAGCTCATCTATCAGACGCTCAACTCCAA GTATCCTAAAGGTCTTCACGTGGAGACGCTGGAGACAGAGAag aaggaGCGCTTCATTCAGATCAGTAAGGTGGAtgaagaggagaggaggaggagggagcagcagaagcagcagagagagcag gaggagctGAATGATGCTGTGGGCTTCTCCAGGGTTATCAGAGCCATCTCCAAATCT GGTAAACTGGTGGTGGGTCACAACATGCTGCTGGACGTCATGCACACCATCCATCAGTTCTGTGGACCGCTGCCTGAG gagcTGGATGACTTCAAGGAGGTGGCCATGTCTGTGTTTCCCAG GCTGTTAGACACCAAGCTGATGGCATCCACGCAGCCCTTCAAG gagaTCATCAGCAACACATCACTGGCTGAACTGCACAAACAGCTGAGAGAGAACCCCTTCAGATCACCCACcactg agtgtCCCGAAGGCCTCCGGAGTTACGACACCTCCACAGAGCAGCTTCATGAGGCCGGTTATGACGCCTTCATCACTGGACTGTGCTTCATCTCCATGGCAAACTacctgg GGTCTTTTCTCTCGCCTCCAAAGAGTCACATCTCTGCTCGCTCCAAACTCCTCGAACCCTTCTACAACAA ATTATTCCTGATGAGGGTGATTGACATTCCCTACCTGAACATGAGTGGACCTGAcc ttcaGCCCAAGAGAGATCACGTCCTGTACGTCACCTTCCCTAAAGAGTGGAAGACCAGCGACCTGTACCAGCTCTTCAGCGCCTTTG gGAACATCCAGGTGTCGTGGATCGATGACACGTCAGCGTTCGTGTGTCTCAGTCAGACGGAGCAGGTTCAGATAG CCATGAACACCAGCCGCTACGCAGAGAGCTACCGCATCCAGACCTATGCCGAGTACCTGCAGTCCAGACAGAAGAGCACACACAGCAGCAGGAGGTGGACCGACGACGGCTGGGACGCTTCCTACAGCACCTCGGGCTCCAGCCG gctgCAGGCGGTCAAGAGGAGCATCAGTCCGTCTCTGGAGGAGCAGAATCACAATGCTGACAGCAGCTGGACACACTACAGCAGTGTCAAGAAGATGAAGACGGACG GAAGCTGCTCGCAGTCGTACGCTGAGGTCGCTGGCTCCTGTGATTGGCCCAGACTGCA GCCTGATGAGGGCGGAACCTCTGTGAGTCCAGTGCAGGAGGAGGTGGAGCCTGAGGAgtcctcagccaatcagaatcaaggtaAAAGGAGCCGCAGACACAAGAAGAGGAAGTCAGACG CTTCTGAAACGACGCCACCGGCACTCTTCGACGTTCCTCAGGTGTGGTAA